A region from the Streptomyces sp. 3214.6 genome encodes:
- a CDS encoding MFS transporter, whose product MTHTTTDRPARPASGAVVPVLAFAGIVVAVMQTLLVPVIKDLPQLLDTAPSNATWVLTSTLLSGAVATPIMGRLGDLYGKRRMLILSLSVMVVGALVSALTSDLLMMIVGRTLQGFAMGAIPLGIGLMRDMLPREKLGSAMALMSSSIGVGGGLALPAAALVAQHADWHALFYGAAGLGALAIALTLLVVPESPARAEGTFDVLGAIGLSTGLVLFLLPITKGSDWGWTSGTTLGLFAAAAVVLILWGVMELRVKAPLVDLRTTARPAVLFTNLASIMVGVSFYVVSLVLPQLLQLPTSTGYGLGQSMVVAGLLVAPLGLTMMITAPVYARLSAKYGPKVTLILGMLIIAIGYGAGLGLMSAAWQSLVIAVLLGAGIGLAYSSLPALIVGAVPASETGAANGLNTLMRSIGTSVSSAVIGMVLANTANNVNGVAIPTMHGFRVSFLIATAAVAVGLVLALCLPKQQRPATAPQLRASSEEDVNLEHAEEVLRGFRGRVLDADGAPVARAKVTLIDRRGRQAGATLSQEDGRYTLAVPAQGAYVLAAKATGHGPLASSATHAGDERPVDLDLALPGETVITA is encoded by the coding sequence ATGACGCACACGACGACCGACCGGCCGGCCCGCCCAGCGAGCGGAGCCGTCGTCCCGGTGCTCGCCTTCGCGGGCATCGTGGTCGCGGTGATGCAGACCCTGCTCGTCCCGGTCATCAAGGACCTGCCGCAGCTGCTGGACACCGCGCCCAGCAACGCCACCTGGGTCCTGACCTCCACCCTGCTGTCCGGCGCCGTCGCCACCCCGATCATGGGCCGCCTCGGCGACCTGTACGGCAAGCGGCGGATGCTGATCCTCAGCCTGTCCGTGATGGTCGTCGGCGCGCTCGTCAGCGCGCTCACCAGCGACCTGCTCATGATGATCGTGGGCCGTACGCTCCAGGGCTTCGCCATGGGCGCCATCCCGCTCGGCATCGGTCTGATGCGGGACATGCTGCCGCGCGAGAAGCTCGGCTCGGCGATGGCCCTGATGAGCTCCTCCATCGGCGTGGGCGGCGGCCTCGCCCTGCCCGCCGCGGCCCTCGTCGCCCAGCACGCCGACTGGCACGCCCTGTTCTACGGCGCCGCCGGCCTCGGCGCCCTCGCCATCGCCCTGACCCTCCTCGTCGTCCCCGAGTCCCCGGCCCGCGCCGAGGGCACCTTCGACGTGCTGGGCGCGATCGGCCTCTCCACCGGCCTCGTCCTCTTCCTGCTGCCGATCACCAAGGGCAGCGACTGGGGCTGGACCTCCGGCACCACCCTCGGACTCTTCGCCGCCGCGGCCGTCGTCCTCATCCTGTGGGGCGTGATGGAGCTGCGCGTGAAGGCCCCGCTGGTGGACCTGCGCACGACGGCCCGCCCCGCCGTCCTCTTCACCAACCTCGCCTCGATCATGGTCGGCGTCTCCTTCTACGTCGTCTCCCTCGTCCTGCCGCAGCTCCTCCAGCTGCCGACCTCCACCGGCTACGGCCTCGGCCAGTCGATGGTCGTCGCCGGTCTGCTCGTCGCGCCGCTCGGCCTGACGATGATGATCACCGCCCCCGTCTACGCCCGGCTGTCCGCGAAGTACGGCCCCAAGGTCACCCTGATCCTCGGCATGCTGATCATCGCGATCGGCTACGGCGCCGGCCTCGGCCTGATGAGCGCCGCCTGGCAGAGCCTCGTCATCGCCGTGCTGCTGGGCGCGGGCATCGGCCTCGCCTACTCCTCCCTGCCCGCGCTGATCGTCGGCGCGGTCCCGGCCTCGGAGACCGGCGCGGCCAACGGCCTCAACACCCTGATGCGGTCCATCGGCACGTCCGTGTCGAGCGCCGTCATCGGCATGGTGCTGGCCAACACCGCGAACAACGTGAACGGCGTCGCGATCCCGACCATGCACGGCTTCCGCGTCTCCTTCCTGATCGCCACGGCCGCCGTCGCCGTCGGCCTGGTCCTCGCCCTCTGCCTGCCGAAGCAGCAGCGCCCCGCCACGGCTCCGCAGCTGCGCGCGAGCAGCGAGGAGGACGTCAACCTGGAGCACGCCGAGGAGGTCCTGCGGGGCTTCCGCGGACGGGTCCTGGACGCCGACGGCGCCCCGGTCGCCCGCGCCAAGGTCACCCTCATCGACCGCCGAGGCCGGCAGGCCGGCGCCACCCTGTCGCAGGAGGACGGCCGCTACACCCTCGCCGTCCCGGCCCAGGGCGCCTACGTCCTCGCCGCCAAGGCCACCGGCCACGGACCCCTCGCGAGCTCCGCGACCCACGCCGGCGACGAACGCCCGGTGGACCTCGACCTGGCCCTGCCGGGCGAGACCGTCATCACCGCCTGA
- a CDS encoding class I SAM-dependent methyltransferase, producing the protein MTAAPKPEILAAFEAAKGFMPVDEGLALYAAAVEAGALGLPLFEVGTYCGRSTILLADAARQAGVSALTLDHHRGSEEQQPGWEYHDPETVDPEVGLMDTLPTFRRTLHRAGLEEHVVALVGRSPQIAAFWNAPLGLVFVDGGHTDEHATSDYEGWAPHVAEGGLLVIHDVFPDPVDEFTGQAPYRVYLRALASGAFTEVSDTGSLRVLRRTGAGV; encoded by the coding sequence ATGACCGCGGCACCCAAGCCCGAGATCCTGGCCGCGTTCGAGGCGGCGAAGGGGTTCATGCCGGTCGACGAGGGCCTCGCGCTGTACGCCGCCGCCGTCGAGGCGGGCGCGCTCGGGCTGCCGCTGTTCGAGGTCGGCACCTACTGCGGGCGTTCCACGATCCTGCTCGCAGACGCGGCCCGGCAGGCCGGCGTCAGCGCGCTCACGCTCGACCACCACCGGGGCAGCGAGGAGCAGCAGCCGGGCTGGGAGTACCACGACCCGGAGACCGTGGACCCCGAGGTCGGCCTGATGGACACGCTGCCCACCTTCCGCCGGACCCTGCACCGGGCCGGCCTGGAGGAGCATGTGGTCGCGCTGGTCGGGCGGTCGCCGCAGATCGCCGCGTTCTGGAACGCGCCCCTCGGCCTGGTCTTCGTCGACGGCGGCCACACCGACGAGCACGCCACGTCCGACTACGAGGGCTGGGCGCCGCATGTCGCCGAGGGCGGGCTCCTCGTCATCCACGACGTGTTCCCCGACCCCGTCGACGAGTTCACCGGCCAGGCCCCCTACCGCGTCTACCTGCGCGCCCTGGCCTCCGGGGCCTTCACGGAGGTCTCGGACACCGGCTCACTGCGGGTGCTGCGGCGCACGGGCGCCGGAGTCTAG
- a CDS encoding response regulator transcription factor produces MPRDQRPTKSIRVLLAEDQGMMRGALALLLGMEADIEVVAQVGTGDAIVDAALLHRPDVALLDIELPGISGLDAAAELHEQAPDCRVLILTTFGRPGYLRRAMEAGASGFLVKDGPVEELAEAVRRVLTGETVVDPALAAAALGAGPNPLTGRECDVLKASVDGATVADIAAKLHLSESTVRNYLSSAIGKTGTRNRMEAMREARHQGWL; encoded by the coding sequence ATGCCCCGCGACCAGCGCCCCACCAAGTCCATCAGGGTGCTGCTCGCGGAGGACCAGGGCATGATGCGCGGCGCGTTGGCCCTGCTGCTGGGGATGGAGGCCGACATCGAGGTGGTCGCCCAGGTCGGCACCGGGGACGCGATCGTGGACGCGGCCCTCCTCCACCGCCCGGACGTCGCGCTCCTCGACATCGAACTCCCCGGCATCAGCGGCCTGGACGCGGCCGCCGAGCTGCACGAGCAGGCACCGGACTGCCGGGTGCTGATCCTGACCACGTTCGGCCGGCCCGGCTATCTGCGCCGGGCCATGGAGGCCGGGGCCTCGGGCTTCCTGGTCAAGGACGGCCCGGTGGAGGAGCTGGCGGAGGCGGTCCGCCGGGTGCTGACCGGCGAGACGGTCGTGGACCCGGCACTGGCCGCGGCCGCCCTCGGCGCCGGCCCGAACCCCCTCACCGGCCGCGAGTGCGACGTCCTGAAGGCCTCCGTCGACGGGGCGACGGTCGCCGACATCGCCGCCAAGCTGCACCTCTCGGAGTCCACGGTCCGCAACTACCTCTCCTCCGCGATCGGCAAGACGGGCACCCGCAACCGCATGGAGGCGATGCGGGAGGCACGGCACCAGGGCTGGCTGTGA
- a CDS encoding sensor histidine kinase, which produces MTRSFEDWRRAQACRRDALRSAVREGRRQQRYWQDNKQRLKAEYKAARKAGQVPEDPGPPANAFSLMPWLLLGMGAISNLFHGETPNPWIGGLGLLSFNSLYIYVASRAFAKQAREATSTRMALGLLALVTFGLALAYGGNWLLFLPLLGLATGATLRGARLRALGTALAALAGVVSCVHDGWDGLTIAYATWISTMVTAAILSLSEAVRELRAAREELARRAVEEERLRFSRDLHDLLGHTLSVIVVKSEAARRLAPRDMDAALSQVMDIEAVGRQALTEIREAVTGYREGSLVTELDRARSALTAAGVEPSVSRSGPPPEPQTAALLGWVVREAVTNVVRHSGATRCQITVTGAPERVRLTVTDNGTGGSDGVSGGVRGSDGVSGSGTGGDDCRPPRGGTGLTGLRERLATAGGSLTAGPGARGGFTVTAELPTEPSSELPTQAPTHQTSAPREPTDSAPSVAAGPNLVP; this is translated from the coding sequence ATGACGAGGTCGTTCGAGGATTGGCGGCGCGCACAGGCGTGCCGCCGGGATGCCCTGCGCTCGGCAGTCCGGGAGGGGCGCAGGCAGCAGCGGTACTGGCAGGACAACAAGCAGCGCCTCAAGGCCGAGTACAAGGCCGCCCGCAAGGCCGGACAGGTCCCCGAGGACCCGGGCCCGCCCGCCAACGCGTTCTCCCTGATGCCGTGGCTGCTGTTGGGGATGGGCGCGATCTCCAACCTGTTCCACGGTGAGACGCCGAATCCGTGGATCGGCGGCCTCGGCCTGCTGTCGTTCAACTCGCTGTACATCTACGTCGCGAGCCGCGCCTTCGCGAAGCAGGCACGAGAGGCGACCTCCACGCGGATGGCGCTGGGGCTGCTGGCCCTGGTCACCTTCGGTCTCGCTCTCGCCTACGGCGGCAACTGGCTGCTGTTCCTCCCGCTGCTGGGCCTCGCGACGGGCGCGACCCTGCGCGGTGCCCGACTGCGCGCTCTGGGTACCGCGCTGGCCGCCCTCGCGGGGGTGGTCTCCTGCGTCCACGACGGTTGGGACGGCCTGACCATCGCCTACGCCACCTGGATCTCGACGATGGTGACGGCCGCGATCCTCTCCCTCTCCGAGGCCGTACGGGAACTGCGTGCCGCCCGCGAGGAGCTGGCCCGCCGGGCGGTGGAGGAGGAACGGCTGCGCTTCTCCCGCGATCTGCACGACCTGCTCGGCCACACCCTGTCGGTGATCGTGGTGAAGTCGGAGGCGGCCCGGCGGCTGGCGCCGCGCGACATGGACGCGGCCCTCTCCCAGGTCATGGACATCGAGGCGGTGGGCCGCCAGGCGCTGACCGAGATCCGGGAGGCGGTCACCGGCTACCGCGAGGGCAGTCTGGTCACCGAGCTGGACCGGGCCCGCTCGGCCCTGACGGCGGCGGGCGTCGAACCCTCGGTGAGCCGGTCCGGGCCGCCGCCCGAGCCGCAGACCGCGGCCCTGCTGGGCTGGGTGGTGCGGGAGGCCGTCACCAACGTCGTCCGGCACAGCGGGGCGACCCGCTGCCAGATCACCGTGACGGGCGCCCCGGAGCGGGTCCGGCTGACGGTGACCGACAACGGCACCGGCGGCAGCGACGGTGTCAGTGGCGGTGTCAGGGGCAGCGACGGTGTCAGTGGCAGTGGCACGGGTGGCGACGACTGCCGCCCGCCTCGCGGCGGCACCGGTCTGACCGGCCTGCGCGAGCGCCTCGCGACGGCGGGCGGCTCGCTCACGGCGGGCCCGGGAGCGCGCGGCGGCTTCACGGTCACCGCGGAACTGCCCACGGAACCGTCCTCGGAACTGCCCACGCAAGCCCCGACGCACCAGACGTCCGCACCGCGGGAGCCCACGGACAGTGCGCCGTCCGTGGCCGCCGGCCCTAACCTGGTGCCGTGA
- a CDS encoding MaoC/PaaZ C-terminal domain-containing protein, translating to MPIDAAKALAAEPRSGEISWIPKDVQLYHLGIGAGVPATDPDELRYTLESRLHVLPSFATVAGAGSPGVISGLSMPGVDVDLARVLHGGQRLEIHRPLPAQGRATATGRIAAVYDKGKAAVLVMRTEVADADGPLWTNDAQIFVRGEGGWGGDRGPSTRLDPPAGDPDKVVERAVREDQALLYRLSGDYNPLHADPEFAERAGFERPILHGLCTYGITLKAVVDTLLDGEVPRVRSYATRFAGVVYPGETLRIRMWRQDDTTLRVAVNAVERDDAPVLADTIVEHF from the coding sequence ATGCCCATCGACGCAGCCAAGGCGCTCGCCGCCGAACCCCGCTCCGGCGAGATCTCCTGGATCCCCAAGGACGTCCAGCTCTACCACCTCGGCATCGGCGCCGGCGTCCCCGCCACCGATCCCGACGAGCTGCGCTACACCCTGGAGTCCCGGCTGCACGTCCTGCCGAGCTTCGCCACCGTCGCGGGAGCCGGCTCGCCCGGCGTGATCAGCGGACTGTCCATGCCCGGCGTCGACGTCGACCTCGCCCGCGTCCTGCACGGCGGTCAGCGTCTGGAGATCCACCGCCCCCTGCCGGCGCAGGGCCGGGCGACCGCCACCGGGCGCATCGCCGCCGTCTACGACAAGGGCAAGGCCGCCGTCCTCGTGATGCGCACCGAAGTCGCCGACGCGGACGGCCCGTTGTGGACCAACGACGCCCAGATCTTCGTACGCGGGGAGGGCGGCTGGGGCGGCGACCGGGGTCCGTCCACCCGACTCGATCCGCCCGCGGGTGACCCCGACAAGGTTGTGGAGCGGGCCGTCCGCGAGGACCAGGCCCTGCTCTACCGTCTCTCCGGCGACTACAACCCCCTGCATGCCGACCCCGAGTTCGCCGAGCGAGCCGGGTTCGAGCGGCCCATCCTGCACGGCCTGTGCACCTACGGGATCACCCTCAAGGCGGTCGTCGACACCCTGCTCGACGGCGAGGTGCCCCGGGTGCGCTCGTACGCCACCCGCTTCGCCGGGGTCGTGTACCCGGGCGAGACCCTGCGCATCCGGATGTGGCGGCAGGACGACACCACACTCCGGGTGGCCGTGAACGCCGTCGAGAGGGACGACGCGCCCGTCCTCGCCGACACGATCGTCGAACACTTTTGA
- a CDS encoding Zn-dependent alcohol dehydrogenase, whose protein sequence is MRAAVLHEIGQDKLEVLDDVEAVGFGPGRVRIRVRATGLCHSDLSAMSGVLPQPAPFVPGHEGAGEVLEVGEGVTRVKPGDRVVVCWLPACGACPACKRGQTELCLAGFMNAGTPNFRRAGGDLFGMAGTGTFAEEVVVDAGCAVPIPDDVPFDIAALIGCGVTTGLGAALNTADVAAGSSVAVIGCGGVGISAIQGARLRGAAEIVAVDPVASRREAALDFGATKAVSPEELPGAKQLVTGGEGFDYVFEVVGRSATARTAYENTRRGGTLVVVGAGALDDFLQLNMFELFFDEKRILPSMYGGGDVLSSYERTIALWRAGRIDLSGLITHRVPLAEINEALDQMRTGAALRTCIEI, encoded by the coding sequence ATGCGCGCAGCCGTACTGCACGAGATCGGCCAGGACAAGCTGGAGGTCCTCGACGACGTCGAGGCGGTGGGCTTCGGCCCCGGACGGGTCAGGATCCGGGTGCGGGCCACGGGGCTGTGCCACTCGGACCTGTCCGCGATGAGCGGGGTGCTGCCGCAGCCCGCGCCGTTCGTGCCCGGCCACGAGGGCGCGGGCGAGGTCCTGGAGGTGGGGGAGGGCGTCACCAGGGTCAAGCCCGGCGACCGGGTCGTCGTCTGCTGGCTGCCGGCCTGCGGGGCGTGTCCCGCCTGCAAACGCGGCCAGACCGAGCTGTGCCTGGCCGGGTTCATGAACGCGGGCACCCCCAACTTCCGGCGTGCGGGCGGGGATCTGTTCGGCATGGCCGGCACCGGCACCTTCGCCGAGGAGGTCGTGGTCGACGCCGGCTGCGCGGTCCCGATCCCCGACGACGTCCCCTTCGACATCGCCGCGCTCATCGGCTGCGGGGTGACGACGGGCCTGGGCGCCGCCCTCAACACCGCGGACGTGGCCGCCGGTTCGTCGGTCGCCGTCATCGGCTGCGGAGGCGTCGGCATCTCCGCGATCCAGGGCGCGCGGCTCAGGGGCGCCGCCGAGATCGTCGCCGTGGACCCGGTCGCCTCGCGCCGTGAGGCCGCACTCGACTTCGGCGCCACGAAGGCCGTTTCGCCCGAGGAGCTGCCCGGAGCGAAGCAACTGGTCACCGGCGGCGAGGGGTTCGACTACGTCTTCGAGGTCGTCGGCCGCTCCGCCACCGCCCGTACCGCCTACGAGAACACCCGGCGCGGCGGCACCCTCGTCGTCGTCGGCGCGGGCGCCCTCGACGACTTCCTCCAGCTCAACATGTTCGAGCTGTTCTTCGACGAGAAGCGGATCCTGCCCTCGATGTACGGCGGCGGGGACGTCCTGAGCTCCTACGAGCGGACGATCGCCCTGTGGCGGGCCGGCCGGATCGACCTGTCGGGTCTGATCACCCACCGCGTGCCGCTCGCCGAGATCAACGAGGCGCTGGACCAGATGCGTACGGGAGCGGCCCTGCGTACCTGCATAGAGATCTGA
- a CDS encoding 3-oxoacyl-ACP reductase, with translation MSLPLEGLAAIVTGAGRGLGRAEALELARLGAAVVVNDYGQPGRDGSGEASAGPAEEVAQAIRSAGGTALAHTGDVADFQQARQLVELAITEFGKLDVLVNNAGILRDRMVFSMAEGEWDAVVRVHLKGHFNTIRFAAAHWRERSKASGGSVYGRIVNTSSEAFLAGSAGQPNYAAAKGGIVGLTTSTALALAKYGVTANAICPRARTRMTEDVFAGFEQPDEGGLDPLAPEHVAPLVGYLASPAAARINGQLLVVHGGMIAVVERPRVRAKFDSKQDTFTYDELDAVLTPHYAQRPPAETFAAAEVLGLRRGEG, from the coding sequence ATGTCGCTGCCACTTGAGGGACTCGCGGCGATCGTCACCGGCGCAGGGCGCGGGCTCGGCCGGGCCGAGGCGCTGGAGCTGGCCCGACTGGGCGCGGCCGTCGTCGTCAACGACTACGGGCAGCCCGGCCGGGACGGGTCGGGCGAGGCGTCGGCCGGCCCCGCCGAGGAGGTGGCTCAGGCCATCCGGTCGGCCGGCGGCACCGCGCTCGCACACACCGGGGACGTCGCCGACTTCCAACAGGCCCGTCAGCTCGTCGAGTTGGCGATCACCGAGTTCGGCAAGCTGGACGTCCTGGTCAACAACGCGGGCATCCTGCGCGACCGTATGGTCTTCTCGATGGCCGAGGGGGAGTGGGACGCGGTCGTCCGGGTCCATCTCAAGGGCCACTTCAACACGATCCGTTTCGCCGCCGCCCACTGGCGTGAACGGTCCAAGGCGTCGGGCGGGTCGGTGTACGGGCGGATCGTGAACACCTCGTCGGAGGCGTTCCTGGCGGGCTCGGCCGGACAGCCCAACTACGCTGCGGCGAAAGGCGGAATCGTCGGACTGACGACGTCCACGGCGCTCGCGCTCGCCAAGTACGGGGTGACGGCCAACGCCATCTGCCCGCGCGCCCGCACCCGGATGACCGAGGACGTCTTCGCCGGGTTCGAGCAGCCGGACGAGGGCGGCCTCGACCCGCTCGCCCCCGAGCATGTCGCCCCGCTGGTCGGCTACTTGGCCTCACCGGCCGCCGCCCGGATCAACGGACAGCTGCTCGTGGTGCACGGCGGCATGATCGCCGTCGTCGAACGGCCCAGGGTCCGGGCGAAGTTCGACAGCAAACAGGACACCTTCACCTACGACGAGCTCGACGCCGTCCTCACCCCGCACTACGCGCAGCGGCCGCCTGCGGAGACGTTCGCGGCGGCGGAGGTGCTGGGGCTGCGACGCGGGGAGGGATAG
- a CDS encoding Nif3-like dinuclear metal center hexameric protein, protein MPRLSEVIAALENLWPAERAESWDAVGTVVGDPEQEVSRVLFAVDPVQEIVEEAMRLGAGLLVTHHPLYLRGTATVAASTFKGRVVHTLIKNDIALHVAHTNADTADPGVSDALAGALDLRVVRPLVPDPSDPEGRRGLGRVCELDHPITVREFAARAAERLPATAQGIRVAGDPEAVVRTVAVSGGSGDSLFDHVRAAGVDAFLTADLRHHPASEARAHSPLALLDAAHWATEWPWCELAAAQLDEISDRREWDLRVHVSRTVTDPWTAHAASTTATTDPLGAPN, encoded by the coding sequence GTGCCCCGTCTGTCTGAAGTCATCGCCGCGCTGGAGAACCTGTGGCCCGCCGAGCGGGCCGAGTCCTGGGACGCGGTCGGCACGGTCGTGGGCGACCCCGAGCAGGAGGTCTCCCGGGTTCTGTTCGCCGTCGATCCCGTCCAGGAAATCGTCGAGGAGGCCATGCGGCTCGGCGCCGGTCTGCTCGTCACGCACCATCCGCTGTACCTGCGCGGGACGGCCACCGTCGCGGCCTCCACCTTCAAGGGCCGCGTGGTGCACACCCTCATCAAGAACGACATCGCCCTGCACGTCGCTCACACCAACGCCGACACCGCCGACCCGGGGGTGAGCGACGCCCTCGCCGGCGCCCTCGACCTGCGGGTCGTACGGCCCCTCGTACCGGATCCGAGCGATCCCGAGGGGCGGCGCGGGCTCGGCCGGGTCTGCGAGCTGGACCACCCGATCACCGTCCGCGAGTTCGCCGCCCGGGCCGCCGAGCGGCTGCCGGCCACCGCGCAGGGCATCCGGGTGGCCGGCGACCCCGAGGCGGTCGTGCGGACCGTCGCCGTCAGCGGCGGGTCAGGCGACAGCCTCTTCGACCACGTCCGCGCGGCCGGCGTCGACGCCTTCCTCACCGCGGACCTGCGCCACCACCCGGCGTCCGAGGCCCGCGCGCACAGTCCTCTCGCCCTGCTCGACGCGGCGCACTGGGCCACCGAGTGGCCCTGGTGCGAGCTGGCGGCCGCCCAGCTCGACGAGATCTCCGACCGGCGGGAATGGGACCTCAGGGTCCATGTCTCCCGCACGGTCACCGACCCCTGGACCGCCCACGCGGCGTCCACCACCGCCACCACCGACCCACTGGGAGCCCCCAACTGA
- a CDS encoding zinc ribbon domain-containing protein, producing the protein MNAAPADQIRLLDVQALDVRLQQLAHKRRSLPEHAEIEALTKDLTQLRDLLVAAQTEESDTAREQTKAEQDVDQVRQRAARDQQRLDSGAVTSPKDLENLQKEIVSLAKRQGDLEDIVLEVMERRESAQERVAELTERVGSVQGKIDDATARRDAAFEELDGEAATVTKEREVIAGSIPADLLKLYDKLREQQGGVGAAKLSQRTCQGCRQELSITDFNEVRAAAPDTVVRCENCRRILVRTSESGL; encoded by the coding sequence CTGAACGCCGCGCCCGCCGACCAGATCCGACTCCTCGACGTCCAGGCCCTCGACGTCCGGCTGCAGCAGCTGGCGCACAAGCGGAGGTCTCTGCCCGAGCACGCCGAGATCGAGGCGCTGACCAAGGACCTCACCCAGCTGCGCGACCTCCTCGTCGCCGCGCAGACCGAGGAGAGCGACACCGCCCGCGAGCAGACCAAGGCCGAGCAGGACGTGGACCAGGTGCGCCAGCGCGCCGCCCGCGACCAGCAGCGCCTGGACTCCGGGGCCGTCACCTCCCCGAAGGACCTGGAGAACCTCCAGAAGGAGATCGTCTCCCTCGCCAAGCGCCAGGGCGACCTCGAGGACATCGTCCTGGAGGTCATGGAGCGCCGCGAGTCCGCGCAGGAGCGGGTCGCCGAGCTGACCGAGCGCGTCGGCTCCGTCCAGGGGAAGATCGACGACGCCACCGCGCGCCGGGACGCCGCCTTCGAGGAGCTCGACGGCGAGGCCGCCACGGTGACCAAGGAGCGCGAGGTCATCGCCGGGTCCATCCCCGCCGACCTCCTCAAGCTCTACGACAAGCTGCGCGAGCAGCAGGGCGGCGTCGGTGCGGCCAAGCTCTCCCAGCGCACCTGCCAGGGCTGCCGGCAGGAGCTGTCGATCACCGACTTCAACGAGGTTCGCGCGGCCGCGCCCGACACGGTCGTCCGCTGCGAGAACTGCCGTCGCATCCTGGTGCGCACGTCCGAGTCCGGTCTGTGA
- a CDS encoding bifunctional RNase H/acid phosphatase: MREFIVEADGGSRGNPGPAGYGSVVIDAATGETLVERAEYIGVATNNVAEYRGLVAGLRAARDLDPTATVRVRMDSKLVVEQMSGRWKIKHPDMKPLAAEAARVLPPGQVTYEWIPREQNKHADRLANEAMDAGRRGEQWDAGASRAALDARTTAPPAAPAPSGPPGDATAGAAKARAALSRSRTEAQESAGPARETLTETSQETGPKTDADRRAARTVAAPAASPVAPSAASAPAPAASAPAPATSAPAPAASAPAASAAPSVGWGAAPDLGAPATFVLLRHGETPLTPQKRFSGSGGTNPSLSDVGREQAERAAAALARRGTIQHILASPLARTRETAGAVAARLGLEVTVEDGLIETDFGAWEGLTFGEVRERYPDDLNAWLADPEAEPTGGGESFAATATRIAATRDKLVAAYAGRTVLLVTHVTPIKTFVRLALGAPPESLFRMELSAASLSAVAYYADGNASVRLLNDTSHLRP; this comes from the coding sequence GTGCGGGAGTTCATCGTCGAGGCCGACGGCGGGTCGCGGGGTAACCCGGGGCCCGCGGGCTACGGCAGCGTGGTGATCGATGCGGCGACGGGGGAGACCCTCGTCGAGCGGGCCGAGTACATCGGCGTCGCCACCAACAACGTCGCCGAGTACCGGGGACTGGTGGCCGGCCTGCGGGCCGCCCGGGACCTCGACCCGACGGCCACGGTGCGCGTGCGCATGGACTCCAAGCTGGTCGTCGAGCAGATGTCGGGCCGCTGGAAGATCAAGCACCCCGACATGAAGCCGCTCGCCGCGGAGGCGGCCCGGGTCCTCCCGCCCGGCCAGGTGACCTACGAGTGGATCCCGCGCGAGCAGAACAAGCACGCCGACCGCCTGGCGAACGAGGCGATGGACGCGGGCAGGCGCGGCGAACAGTGGGACGCCGGCGCGTCCCGCGCCGCGCTCGACGCCCGCACCACCGCGCCCCCGGCCGCCCCCGCCCCCTCCGGCCCGCCCGGCGACGCCACCGCAGGCGCGGCAAAGGCCCGAGCGGCCCTGTCCCGCTCCCGCACCGAGGCACAGGAGTCCGCCGGCCCGGCCCGGGAAACCCTTACGGAAACCTCCCAGGAAACCGGCCCGAAGACCGACGCCGACCGTCGCGCCGCCCGTACTGTCGCCGCCCCGGCCGCATCCCCCGTTGCTCCCTCCGCCGCCTCTGCCCCGGCCCCCGCGGCCTCTGCCCCGGCCCCCGCCACCTCTGCCCCGGCCCCCGCGGCCTCTGCCCCCGCCGCCTCCGCCGCTCCCTCCGTCGGGTGGGGGGCGGCACCTGATCTTGGGGCGCCGGCGACCTTTGTGTTGCTGCGGCACGGGGAGACGCCGCTCACTCCGCAGAAGCGGTTCTCCGGGAGCGGCGGCACCAATCCCTCCCTCTCGGACGTCGGCCGGGAGCAGGCCGAGCGGGCCGCCGCCGCGCTCGCCCGGCGCGGGACCATCCAGCACATCCTCGCCTCCCCGCTCGCCCGCACCCGCGAGACCGCGGGAGCCGTCGCCGCCCGCCTCGGTCTGGAGGTCACCGTCGAGGACGGGCTGATCGAGACGGACTTCGGAGCCTGGGAGGGGCTGACCTTCGGCGAGGTCCGCGAGCGCTACCCCGACGACCTGAACGCCTGGCTGGCCGACCCGGAGGCCGAGCCGACCGGCGGCGGCGAGAGCTTCGCGGCGACCGCCACCCGGATCGCCGCCACCCGCGACAAACTGGTCGCGGCGTACGCGGGCCGCACGGTCCTGCTGGTCACCCACGTCACGCCGATCAAGACGTTCGTACGGCTCGCCCTGGGCGCCCCGCCCGAGTCGCTGTTCCGCATGGAACTGTCGGCGGCCTCGCTGTCGGCGGTGGCCTACTACGCGGACGGCAACGCCAGCGTCCGACTTCTCAACGACACGTCCCACCTTCGGCCCTGA